The Argentina anserina chromosome 3, drPotAnse1.1, whole genome shotgun sequence genome includes a region encoding these proteins:
- the LOC126789089 gene encoding uncharacterized protein LOC126789089 isoform X2 encodes MALAMRGFTLGAPKPSSIQIPSCKSYQQKAMMTMLQTQNQGLKHAGKISRSIITFAKKPIGTGSGPKINQTTSSEQLSASNAGSSNSERTGKKSKEANATPKKSK; translated from the exons ATGGCTCTAGCTATGCGTGGCTTCACTCTTGGCGCTCCAAAACCGAGCAGCATCCAAATTCCCAGTTGCAAGTCCTATCAACAAAAAGCCATGATGACTAT GCTGCAGACGCAGAACCAAGGTCTTAAACATGCCGGGAAGATTAGTCGGTCCATTAT CACATTTGCTAAGAAACCCATCGGTACAGGGAGTGGTCCAAAAATTAATCAGACAACTTCATCTGAGCAACTTTCGGCTTCGAATGCTGGCAGCTCAAACTCTGAGAGGACCGGCAAGAAAAGTAAAGAAGCCAACGCTACTCCAAAGAAGAGCAAATAA
- the LOC126789087 gene encoding uncharacterized protein LOC126789087 encodes MAVVRSFMCKLMPRVPILKITHWRITSLRCASGPARPGLGTGSGPQINFIPQGDTITDEDDHELQNGANISNNINIINEDDIVKEQVPAQVDDYNSTDESPIAIGKTIN; translated from the exons ATGGCCGTTGTTAGATCCTTCATGTGTAAGCTCATGCCTCGAGTACCCATACTGAAGATCACGCATTGGAGAATTACTTCTCT TCGATGTGCTTCTGGACCCGCACGGCCGGGTCTTGGTACAGGAAGTGGTCCGCAGATCAACTTCATCCCTCAAGGTGACACCATTACAGATGAAGACGATCATGAGCTGCAGAATGGCGCCAACATATCAAATAACATAAATATCATCAATGAAGATGACATCGTAAAGGAGCAAGTTCCAGCACAAGTCGATGATTATAATAGCACAGATGAGTCTCCAATCGCGATTGGTAAGACTATCAATTAA